In one Cercospora beticola chromosome 1, complete sequence genomic region, the following are encoded:
- a CDS encoding uncharacterized protein (BUSCO:EOG09261HZD), with translation MGGNGPLYMGFDLSTQQLKGIVVDSNLKLIHEAKVDFDADLKKYGIQKGVLTNPAEGEVFAPPAMWLEAIDLVLDRLRNAGLDFSHVKGLSGAGMQHGTVFWSNDAESLLANLNPQDSLTNQLQPGEVGKSAFAHEMSPNWQDASTQEQCDAFDAALGDAETLAFVTGSKAHHRFSGPQIMRYRTKWSSHYEKTARISLVSSFLASVFLGRFAPIDISDVTGMNLWNIKDGTWDDALLELAAGGKSGIDDLRNKLGVVSGDGGQWLGTISSYFVTKYGFAKDCQIIPATGDNPSTILALPLRASDAMVSLGTSTTFLMSTPEYKPDPAYHFMNHPTTPGLYMFMLCYKNGGLAREQIRDQISTSSDWESFNSTALSTPALSQRSPSEALRLGLYFPRPEIVPNLPSGQWRFKYNPETQDLKEEPSDFLPDDARNIIESQFLSLRLRSQALVHAEKDPATGKTLPPQPRRVYLVGGGSANPAIAKIAGEVLGSVEGVYKLDIGGNACALGAAYKAVWACEKAQGQTFEDLIGSRWDESSFVKKVADGYREGLFEQYGVAVKGFEQMEKAVLQANGRK, from the exons ATGGGCGGCAACGGCCCACTATACATG GGCTTTGACTTGTCCACGCAACAATTGAAAG GCATTGTCGTTGACTCCAATCTCAAGCTGATCCACGAAGCCAAAGTCGATTTCGATGCCGACCTGAAGAAGTATGGCATCCAAAAGGGCGTACTCACCAATCCTGCGGAAGGCGAAGTGTTCGCCCCGCCAGCAATGTGGCTGGAAGCCATTGACCTCGTCCTCGATCGTCTGAGGAATGCGGGACTCGATTTTAGTCATGTCAAGGGTTTGTCCGGAGCTGGCATGCAGCATGGCACAGTCTTTTGGTCCAATGACGCCGAAAGCCTTCTGGCCAATCTGAATCCCCAAGACTCTTTGACGAATCAACTTCAGCCTGGAGAGGTAGGCAAGTCGGCCTTCGCTCATGAGATGAGCCCCAACTGGCAGGATGCAAGCACGCAGGAGCAATGTGATGCTTTCGACGCAGCATTGGGAGATGCGGAGACGCTGGCATTTGTGACTGGAAGTAAGGCACATCATCGATTCAGTGGACCTCAAATTATGCGTTATAGGACCAAGTGGTCTTCGCACTATGAGAAGACTGCTCGGATCTCTCTGGTATCGTCGTTCCTTGCCTCCGTCTTTCTTGGTCGTTTTGCTCCGATCGATATCAGCGATGTGACTGGCATGAATCTCTGGAACATAAAGGACGGAACGTGGGACGATGCACTACTAGAGCTTGCGGCAGGTGGCAAATCCGGCATCGACGATCTCAGGAATAAATTGGGCGTCGTCTCGGGAGATGGCGGCCAATGGCTAGGCACTATCAGCTCCTACTTTGTCACCAAATACGGTTTTGCAAAGGACTGTCAAATCATCCCTGCAACTGGTGACAACCCTTCGACAATTCTTGCGCTCCCCTTGCGAGCCTCCGACGCTATGGTATCTTTGGGCACGAGCACAACATTCTTGATGAGCACACCTGAGTACAAGCCCGATCCTGCCTACCACTTCATGAACCATCCCACGACGCCCGGGCTGTACATGTTCATGCTCTGCTACAAAAATGGTGGTCTTGCTCGAGAACAAATCCGCGATCAGATTTCGACGTCTTCGGATTGGGAGAGCTTCAACTCAACAGCTTTGTCCACACCAGCACTTTCCCAGCGATCGCCATCGGAAGCCCTACGATTAGGTCTCTATTTTCCTCGTCCTGAAATTGTTCCCAACCTTCCCTCCGGCCAATGGCGCTTCAAATACAACCCCGAAACGCAAGATCTCAAAGAAGAGCCCTCCGACTTCCTTCCAGACGATGCGCGCAACATCATCGAATCCCAATTCCTCTCTCTCCGGCTCCGTTCTCAAGCACTCGTACACGCCGAGAAAGATCCCGCTACGGGTAAGACTCTGCCACCACAACCGCGCCGCGTATACCTCGTCGGAGGCGGTTCCGCAAATCCAGCCATCGCAAAAATCGCAGGGGAAGTGCTCGGTTCCGTAGAGGGCGTGTACAAGCTCGACATTGGCGGAAACGCTTGTGCTCTCGGAGCAGCATACAAGGCTGTATGGGCCTGCGAGAAAGCACAAGGTCAGACATTTGAGGACTTGATTGGTAGCAGATGGGATGAGAGTAGTTTTGTTAAGAAAGTTGCGGATGGTTACAGGGAAGGATTGTTCGAACAATATGGAGTTGCTGTGAAGGGTTTTGAACAAATGGAGAAGGCTGTGCTGCAGGCAAATGGGAGAAAATGA
- a CDS encoding uncharacterized protein (BUSCO:EOG09264UKL), translating into MATKRPAPDSAPTSRPSYKRHRTNNSQSHKPLPANLGSKSFKKAHTVNDLKSNIRSLRRLLTGPKSAALPATVRAEKERALRTAEQDLAREQYAKKRNDIIARWHKIRFFDRQKAERRLKKARKALRDDEDNEELREKVKERENEVNYAMYYPLDQDYVPLFPTRRKKDEEQDATAEQPGGEIERQGDGEMWEVVKRCAEAGTLKDLREGRLKNGEAEDPGEDKTSKSELSHTSHGPSKQKGQQTAEDMDDGEAPEDDSDNESGGDFFE; encoded by the coding sequence ATGGCCACAAAACGCCCTGCCCCCGACTCTGCGCCTACATCTCGTCCATCATACAAGCGCCATCGCACGAACAACTCACAAAGCCATAAACCGTTGCCCGCCAACCTGGGCAGTAAATCGTTCAAGAAAGCCCACACCGTGAACGACCTTAAATCCAATATTCGCTCACTGCGTCGCCTGCTGACAGGTCCCAAATCTGCCGCATTGCCTGCTACTGTTCGCGCAGAGAAGGAGCGAGCCTTACGTACTGCCGAGCAAGACCTGGCCCGCGAGCAGTATGCGAAGAAGCGAAACGACATCATTGCAAGATGGCACAAGATCAGGTTCTTCGACCGGCAGAAAGCAGAGCGACGTCTGAAAAAGGCGCGCAAGGCATTgcgtgacgatgaagacaacGAAGAACTGCGAGAAAAAGTCAAAGAGAGGGAGAATGAGGTGAATTACGCTATGTACTACCCACTGGATCAGGATTATGTGCCGCTTTTTCCCACGAGGcggaagaaggacgaggagcagGACGCGACTGCTGAGCAGCCTGGTGGAGAAATTGAACGTCAAGGCGACGGAGAGATGTGGGAGGTGGTGAAGAGATGCGCGGAGGCTGGAACGCTGAAAGACCTGCGTGAGGGGCGGCTGAAAAACGGCGAGGCGGAAGACCCAGGAGAGGACAAGACGAGCAAATCCGAGCTGAGCCACACTTCACACGGGCCAAGCAAACAGAAAGGTCAACAGACCGCCGAAGACATGGACGACGGAGAGGCACCCGAGGACGACAGTGACAACGAAAGCGGTGGAGACTTCTTCGAGTGA
- a CDS encoding uncharacterized protein (BUSCO:EOG092609JB), with amino-acid sequence MPPSSGARILDVARFPRNLDWAKTLALPRSQFPARPTPAQLEGYRARSSDDLYAWQRGHRPATVTRTNGSGDSSVVDNEFVLHDGPPYANGAVHMGHALNKILKDLMLRTELFRGKRVHYRPGWDCHGLPIELKALQQPTSDASKAPKSKSAPKKEAQAASEAASRMTASEIRSAASMLARQTIDVQKKSFQSWGVMGEWDTPYQTMSKDFEMRQLSVFREMVRKGLISRHHRPVHWSPSSRTALAEAELEYDDSHRTTAAFILMPIVRVPDVLKNDNSVDRTRLSALIWTTTPWTMPANKAVAVKDDIDYCLLEIGDQQGATNQMLVACDRVEHLRGFLPDTKITMIKAAIKGSDLANGNGTCFNIFSGQESPILHADFVTAASGTGLVHIAPGHGMDDYLLCQKHDIGPAFAPIDDGGKFTADVWPTAENGDRERLQGLFAPSKGVEAVLGVLRDCTSYLPVGRLSRCHNLVLASHSFTHKNPIDWRTKQPVLTRATAQWFADASAIKTRALTALDNVRFIPESGKARLRSFVEGRSQWCISRQRAWGVPIPALYHVDTGAACITEDSINHIISTIDQRGSDAWFSDPLDDPAWLHASLEPGKWIRGRDTMDVWFDSGTSWTLLADRGPGMPVSDVYSEGSDQHRGWFQSSLLTAVALQNSDANPVAPFKTLATHGFTLDGEGKKMSKSLGNVVAPEDVLSGAFLQTPRGKKHGKSQQKSSAQHGQKTSLGPDMLRLWVASSDFTRDVAISQTVLQSVQQALQKYRVTFKFLLGVLHDYPSLTPDSALLHSELGFSDQVVLARLSETSQAVFDAYGQYKFHAGTAEINKFINNDLSAFYFEIVKDRLYTGSTQVRRHTQTILVYVLRELTRMLGAVTPHLIEEVQAWLPTQMQPQLSLLAQTWDAAFQPHEVSKNFEAYQAQGEVLLSIFKEISSAVKIGQERARAAKVLGNGLACQVEIIAPSEVLKRSDGFAALQRELPAMLVVSEVRWKDSEAAMVTKPQDDSSAWRFEQPFEIVVNGEKVVGMVAVLPPEHEKCVRCWKYVAEEKEVPCSDCRQVLVDSHPELVGAVDAV; translated from the exons ATGCCCCCTTCGTCGGGCGCGCGCATACTGGACGTCGCTCGATTTCCCAGAAACTTGGACTGGGCAAAGACGCTTGCGCTACCGCGATCTCAGTTTCCAGCTCGTCCGACGCCTGCACAATTGGAAGGATATCGCGCGAGAAGTTCCGATGATTTGTATGCGTGGCAACGTGGCCATCGGCCGGCTACCGTCACGCGCACAAATGGCTCCGGCGACAGCAGTGTTGTCGATAACGAATTTGTGCTCCATGATGGTCCGCCGTATGCCAATGGCGCAGTCCATATGGGACATGCGCTGAACAAGATCTTGAAAGATCTGATGCTGCGAACTGAGCTCTTCCGTGGCAAGCGAGTGCACTATCGTCCCGGCTGGGACTGCCATGGCCTGCCAATTGAGCTCAAAGCCCTCCAGCAGCCCACATCGGATGCGAGCAAGGCACCGAAGAGCAAAAGTGCACCGAAGAAGGAGGCCCAGGCCGCCAGCGAAGCTGCTAGCCGAATGACTGCATCCGAAATTCGCAGTGCTGCATCTATGCTGGCTCGTCAGACTATTGacgtgcagaagaagagctttCAAAGCTGGGGCGTCATGGGCGAGTGGGACACGCCGTATCAAACGATGAGTAAAGACTTCGAGATGCGGCAGCTAAGTGTCTTCAGAGAGATGGTACGAAAAG GACTAATCTCGCGACACCATAGACCAGTACACTGGTCTCCTTCATCACGAACCGCCCTGGCTGAGGCTGAATTGGAGTACGACGATAGCCACCGAACGACTGCGGCATTCATTTTGATGCCGATTGTTCGTGTGCCCGATGTACTCAAAAATGACAATTCGGTCGACCGCACGAGGCTGAGCGCACTTATCTGGACGACTACGCCTTGGACGATGCCTGCAAACAAAGCGGTCGCGGTCAAGGATGACATCGACTACTGCTTGCTCGAAATCGGCGACCAGCAGGGAGCTACGAACCAGATGCTTGTGGCCTGCGATCGCGTGGAGCACCTCCGAGGATTCTTGCCGGACACGAAAATCACTATGATCAAAGCCGCAATTAAGGGGTCTGATCTTGCAAACGGCAATGGAACCTGCTTTAATATATTCAGCGGCCAAGAATCACCGATCCTGCATGCCGACTTCGTGACCGCAGCATCGGGCACGGGATTGGTGCACATAGCCCCAGGGCATGGCATGGACGATTATCTGTTGTGTCAGAAGCATGACATAGGACCCGCGTTCGCCCCAATAGACGACGGAGGCAAATTTACCGCCGATGTATGGCCGACCGCAGAGAACGGAGATCGCGAGCGGCTGCAAGGCTTGTTCGCACCTTCAAAAGGTGTAGAAGCTGTGCTTGGTGTCCTGCGGGACTGCACTTCGTATCTGCCAGTGGGTCGACTGAGTCGATGCCATAATCTTGTGCTCGCGTCGCATAGCTTTACGCACAAGAATCCCATAGATTGGCGCACAAAACAACCAGTGCTGACTCGTGCCACTGCTCAGTGGTTCGCAGATGCATCCGCCATCAAGACCCGGGCACTTACTGCTCTGGACAACGTACGCTTCATCCCGGAGAGCGGCAAAGCTCGGCTGCGCAGCTTCGTGGAAGGTCGCAGCCAATGGTGCATTTCGCGACAGCGCGCCTGGGGTGTTCCGATCCCGGCATTGTATCACGTCGATACTGGCGCAGCATGCATCACCGAAGACAGTATCAACCACATCATCTCCACGATCGACCAGCGAGGCTCTGACGCTTGGTTTTCGGATCCGCTGGATGACCCTGCCTGGCTCCATGCGTCTCTCGAACCAGGAAAATGGATCAGAGGCAGAGATACGATGGACGTGTGGTTCGATTCGGGCACCAGTTGGACTTTGCTTGCAGACAGAGGACCGGGCATGCCAGTGAGCGACGTGTATAGCGAAGGGTCTGATCAGCATCGCGGCTGGTTTCAGAGCAGCCTGCTCACCGCGGTCGCTCTCCAAAACTCAGATGCGAACCCGGTTGCACCATTCAAGACGCTAGCTACACACGGTTTCACTCTCGATGGCGAGGGTAAGAAGATGAGTAAGAGTCTCGGCAACGTCGTTGCGCCGGAAGATGTCCTCTCAGGCGCATTCCTGCAGACACCACGAGGAAAGAAGCACGGGAAGAGCCAGCAAAAGTCTTCAGCGCAGCATGGTCAGAAGACGTCTCTAGGTCCAGACATGCTGCGGCTGTGGGTGGCGTCCTCGGACTTCACAAGGGACGTTGCCATATCGCAGACGGTGCTGCAAAGCGTTCAGCAAGCGCTGCAGAAATATCGCGTCACTTTCAAATTCCTGCTGGGGGTGCTCCACGACTACCCATCACTCACGCCCGACAGTGCACTACTGCATTCCGAGTTGGGATTTTCAGATCAAGTCGTTCTTGCGCGATTGAGTGAGACGAGCCAGGCTGTTTTCGATGCCTACGGCCAGTACAAGTTTCATGCAGGCACGGCTGAGATCAACAAATTCATCAACAACGATCTCAGCGCCTTCTACTTCGAGATTGTGAAGGACAGACTGTATACTGGCAGCACACAGGTCCGGAGGCACACCCAAACCATACTTGTATATGTGCTGCGCGAGCTCACGAGGATGCTCGGCGCGGTCACGCCTCATCTGATTGAAGAGGTGCAAGCATGGCTTCCCACGCAAATGCAACCGCAACTTTCCCTGTTGGCGCAAACGTGGGATGCAGCGTTCCAGCCGCATGAAGTGAGCAAAAACTTCGAAGCATACCAAGCGCAAGGCGAGGTACTGCTAAGCATATTCAAGGAGATCAGTTCAGCGGTAAAGATTGGCCAAGAGCGGGCAAGAGCTGCCAAAGTTCTCGGAAATGGACTCGCGTGTCAAGTTGAGATCATTGCGCCCTCTGAAGTGCTAAAGAGGTCTGATGGGTTTGCCGCGCTCCAGAGAGAGCTGCCCGCTATGCTTGTGGTCAGCGAGGTTCGATGGAAGGACTCGGAAGCAGCCATGGTCACCAAACCACAAGACGACAGCAGTGCTTGGCGTTTCGAGCAGCCTTTTGAGATCGTCGTCAACGGAGAGAAGGTGGTCGGCATGGTTGCAGTGCTGCCACCAGAGCACGAAAAATGTGTGAGGTGCTGGAAGTAcgtggcggaggagaaggaagtgcCATGCTCTGACTGCCGCCAAGTGCTGGTGGATAGTCACCCAGAGCTGGTCGGTGCAGTGGATGCCGTGTAG